From one Pan troglodytes isolate AG18354 chromosome 13, NHGRI_mPanTro3-v2.0_pri, whole genome shotgun sequence genomic stretch:
- the RND3 gene encoding rho-related GTP-binding protein RhoE — MKERRASQKLSSKSIMDPNQNVKCKIVVVGDSQCGKTALLHVFAKDCFPENYVPTVFENYTASFEIDTQRIELSLWDTSGSPYYDNVRPLSYPDSDAVLICFDISRPETLDSVLKKWKGEIQEFCPNTKMLLVGCKSDLRTDVSTLVELSNHRQTPVSYDQGANMAKQIGAATYIECSALQSENSVRDIFHVATLACVNKTNKNVKRNKSQRATKRISHMPSRPELSAVATDLRKDKAKSCTVM; from the exons ATGAAGGAGAGAAGAGCCAGCCAGAAATTATCCAGCAAATCTATCATGGATCCTAATCAGAACGTGAAATGCAAGATAGTTGTGGTGGGAGACAGTCAGTGTGGAAAAACTGCGCTGCTCCATGTCTTCGCCAAGGACTGCTTCCCCGAG AATTACGTTCCTACAGTGTTTGAGAATTACACGGCCAGTTTTGAAATCGACACACAAAGAATAGAGTTGAGCCTGTGGGACACTTCGG GTTCTCCTTACTATGACAATGTCCGCCCCCTCTCTTACCCTGATTCGGATGCAGTGCTGATTTGCTTTGACATCAGTAGACCAGAGACCCTGGACAGTGTCCTCAAAAAG tggAAAGGTGAAATCCAGGAATTTTGTCCAAATACCAAAATGCTCTTGGTCGGCTGCAAGTCTGATCTGCGGACAGATGTTAGTACATTAGTAGAGCTCTCCAATCACAGGCAGACGCCAGTGTCCTATGACCAG GGGGCAAATATGGCCAAACAGATTGGAGCAGCTACTTATATCGAATGCTCAGCTTTACAGTCGGAAAATAGCGTCAGAGACATTTTTCACGTTGCCACCTTGGCATGtgtaaataagacaaataaaaacgTTAAGCGGAACAAATCACAGAGAGCCACAAAGCGGATTTCACACATGCCTAGCAGACCAGAACTCTCGGCAGTTGCTACGGACTTACGAAAGGACAAAGCGAAGAGCTGCACTGTGATGTGA